The sequence TACAGAATGCTCAATGGTTTTGCTTTAAGATTCAAGTCTGACCATCATCAAACTATTGAAATACTTTCACCAATACAAAATAAGTTTACAACCCCAAAATGAGCAGTTTACTACCACCCAttattcataatttttaaattgaTTAAGTTTACAACACAGAGATTCTCTATGAGATATCTTTCATGGATGTTTTCTTTTTGCAAAAACAACAAGATCACCAATTTTGAATAAGCTGAATTTTTAAACTGCATATGTCAGCAGGGGGAACcaatcaacaaaacaaaaatagaagaagGCTTCAAAACTAAAAATTGATCCAGAAACAAACTAAAGTCTAAACAAAATATAGTGCCATCTCTAACATGCTAAGGAACCTAGAATGACCTTCTCCAAACTCAATTGTAGCAATATCGAACTAGTAGGAGCCGACCCACGATTCGTGAAAATTTTAGTTTCATACTTTCATTCTACACTTTCTAATAACAACGCATGcttgcaaaataaatagttcAGTGATCTTAAATAGATGTATAACAAAATACTGCAAAAACAAGTCAATAATACTGTAAAAGGCAATTTGGATCAACCACAAAAACAACAGTAAGGAAAGGATGAATAGATGCCTAAACCAGTAACTTGCATTACATTAAGGAAATTAAGGAAAATACAGAAATCTGTTCCTCAACTGATGCAAGACcaaaatacaaattaaaaaaactcgACAAGTAACAAAATCATAATCCAAAACAAAACCCTGAAATCAAAAAATCTGCTAAATCAATTCAAATAAGGTGCAGATACAAAATAGGGAAATTACCTCTTGGAGAAGCAACTGTTGAACTGGCAATTTGGCAACCACGAGCTGATCAGAGAGATAATGATGTTGTACGGCTTTGCAGAGAGGAGCAGATCAGTGACCATTGCTCAAGGTTCTCCACAGGGAACTGACGATCTCAAAGAGGCACTCACTTGGTCAGAGTCAAAGAGAGAGTTAACTTGGTTTAGGTCTTGGGAGCTTCTGAAggaaggtaaacaactcccagtACCGAAGACAGATGTCATTTTCACTACTTTTGCCAAGGTTTTCTGTTGaacaattttctttatttttctttgacatCAACGGTTTTCCACTTTTCCTTGCCCAACCAGTTGGAAATCAGGCAAACGCTTTCTAAAGCCTGGTTTTCCCTCGAATCAAACAGCCTAAGGTTTAAAAGGTCAACTTGGGTTTTTCAAGTCCAGATAGCTGATCCGTTCGCAGTTGTCTATTTAGACCAGATAAAATGAAGTTTCAACCATACGGTGATGGGAACATGACATTGATGATCTCTAGTAAGAATTACTCcaataagaaaatgaaaggacaacaagaacaagaaaaatgccaccttcaaagttcaaacagaTAGACTGCACATACACATAAAGTCAGATACAGGACATGAGATAGACTAATAGCTGATAAACTTAAGGATTCTTTAAAGAGATTAGAGAGCCATTGAGTAATTATATCCTGGATACACAGCGTCCAAATCAATTCATATATACAGTGTTGGACAGCGGGGTAAAACATCATAAATACTAAACTTTTTGGTGATGCCACTGTCACTCAAAGGAGCTCTTGAGCGCGGGCAATACATCATATATTGCAACCCATAATCATGTCAACAAAGAAATTACCTGTGTGATGTTCTTTCTAGCAAAGTGTATCATGATATTAAGGTCCCTCAGTTTAGAAGGATCCCAAACGGTAAGGTGAGaataaacaaaagataaagTTAACAAAAACATCGAGAAAGAACACCAAAAGGAAAATACCAACAGATCACCCAATCTTGTCATGAAGTGTGACCACCAAATCATGAGCATCGTCTAGAAGTTTCCACACATCGAGATGTCCTGCCATGTTATTGCATTCCCGCATGATCTCATCAATGCCGTTATACTTTTCGATAATGAGTTTCCTCCTTTGTAACACACAGGCTGCTATTGCGTAAAGCAAGAGATCGTCGGTAGGAGGAGCTCTTAGCCTCATTCTTTCCCAAGCCGACTTGGCAATTCCAGCTCGAATTGCTGCCTGGTCTGCCCACATCACCTCCCAGAGGCACAAGGTCTGCTCAAAGCTTAATTCCCTCCGGAAAAGAACCACCACCATTCTGTACGCAAAGGAGCAGTCCTCTGCTTGAAGCTTCTCCAGGTGCCTGTACAGATGAATGTCCTTGCATTTTATAATCTTAGAGACAATGTTGAGCTGCCTCCGGATTCCAACCTCATCAAGACGGAAATTATGACGAGCTTTTTTCATGAAAGCTACAAAGCACCAGAATGCTTCATGGTCCTCCTCCACAATTGAAATGATTGGAGAAAGTAGATCACTCATTCCCTGGCAATAACCAATCTCTGGATCATATAGTGCATATGCCTCGAGGATAGCCACCAGGCGAGCAGCATGATAAATCCTGCGTGGCTCCAAGTTATCGTAGTCCTTCAAGCCAACACTATTGGCCAGTCTTCGTGCCTTGATCTCTGATACTGCGTTCTGAGATGGTGAATATGTGATCCATTCATCATTAGCGCGCAAAGCATCAAGGCGGATAATTCTCTGCCAGGTTTCGAAATCTTCATCTGTATGGGACACTGAATTCCTTTCTGAATTAGACGAAGAGGAGCAGTCTTGCACATGCGTATCAAAGTCATTTTCTCCAGTCAATTCGGTTGCAAGGAAAGGTTGTACATATTCAGATTCATCGTCAGAGTCAGAATCAGATGACTCTGTGTCACTCGCAGATGCATCTTCACAATCACAGGTAATTACAGTCTTCTCACTATCTCTTTCTCGTCTTGACTCAGAGGAGGGGAGGGGTTGACCACATACTCTGCAGCCTGATTCATTAACTACCAGGCAGGCTTCCTCAATGAAAATAGACCTCCTGACACTCGCCACATCTTCAAAATTAGTAGAATCTAAAATCTGACCGAAATCTCTGAAGTCGAAATTGCTTTTGTTTCCAATGGTTTGCTTCAACCAAAAGCTCCTACTTTCTCGCTTAAGAATATATCGACACCATTTTCTCAGGTTGTCATATTCTCTTCTGCTTCAAAATTACATAAGAAAGTTTTACTTAATGAAAAAGTGAGTAAATGGGAGAGAAAAATGGAAGGACGGGAAGTAAAATAATATTCCCAAAGAAAATGTCAACACTAAGGGCCAAATGTACATTATAAAATACCTTCTCTTTGTTTGAATGGATTCTCTTTCCTCTTTGGAGCTGTTCAGATCATAGCTGTAAGAAAAGCACTCTAGTGTGAGCATGTAAAGTAGTAGCGTCTTGACCATCGATGAACTCAATAAGACAACATAGAAGGAAATCTCAGAACAGTTATCAAAAATAGAAGGGTAACATAACCACTAAGTCCATTTCTCATGAAGTAGCAATACAGCTGAGTCTACCAGCAAAAGGAACGCTAGCAAAGCAATCATAACAATAGTTGATGTCATTTTTTCCCTCTAGATTGATATGACAACTCTGGCTTTGCACAACTACATCATATTGTACAAGGatgcatttcaaacaaaaaattcaaaaacagaaatGTAAAGCTCAAAATGAAGATAACGTCATGAGATTGCATAAGGGAGACATGTCACAGTTGAACAACTCTAGCAATACAGAAAAATACTCAACAGAAAAGAACAAGACTAACCTACAGattgaaggagaagaaaaggtaCCAAGCAGCCCCAAACAAAAGTTCTCCCTTTCAAATACAGGCATGACATAATACATAAGCGAGCACGAAGATATGTAAGCTTATAGGGATGGGAATTCTTACACTCCAAGAAGGAATGGCCAAACTTCTGCTCTTATACTTGGATCAATGCCCTGTGATATTGGCAACAAAGTATAGTTAGAAATATTAAGCAACTTATTATAATCTAGGCTTTAATCCAAAAGAAGATAACTGCAGAAGTCTTATAAAGTCGATAACATACTCCTTTTCGAGCCTTTTTGAGAAACTGGACACCACCATCACAGAGTTTTCCATCAGGTGTAAACAAACTTTTCCATTGGTTTGGTTTAAGGGCatgttttcttctccttctggACCAAGGTGATTTTAGAGTAACCCTGAAAATAAACAGATACAAATCCATGGTCATTTCACTtcacaaaaatcaataaaaatgaaTGCACAAACCCAACTTTTCCCATCCTCGCCCAAGTTAAaatgaacaaagagaaaaggcaATTGCACTTTCCCAGCTGAAATCCACAACATAGCCTACCATAAAGGACTCTAATTTCACTATTTTCGACAACGTTCCAGCTTCCTCACAAGCACGATTACTTACAAGAGTAAGACAAAAGGAAGGACTAGGAGCACAAAACAATCCATAAGTTCAAAAGACTATCAGATCATTTTAACAACATGAAAAGGGAGAATACTGAACCATTAAAAACAACCGGGTAAACAACAGTCAGAACACCTAGAGTGCTATGATCAGCTTCCAATAGGCAGTCATCTACTTCTAACTTAACTAACTACACAGTTGACACAAAAAAATCCAACAAGCGCCGATCAAGTCCTGAATCTCTACGAAAAAAGAGGAGCAGAAGGAGTACTTTCATAAACCAAATTTTACATAAACTGATATGATAAAAGATCATAATGAGCTGATTGAGTCCTTTCAGATCGGATCTGAGGAGTGAagcaattaatataaaatataagaaGAAATGAGCTGAAAAGGGAGATGGAAACTCACCGATTACTGGAGACTGATGAGCAAGATGACGATGATGAATGGGACAAAGCAACTACTAATAGAAACGATCGCAAATGATTCCACGATGATGACGACGATGTCGGAGAAGAAGAATTCGACGACCTCGTAAGTGAAAATGTGTGCATTCGGCGTAGGACTCTCATCAACGGTTTTTGTTCCGCTAACATTATCTATCAACCTATCTAAATCAGCAACAATTCTTACGAATTGTTCCTGAATTTCTATCAAATAAATTACTATTATTTCTTCAAGACTGACTTAGATGCTTGCGATTCTGATGCTACTGTTTTtccgttttttgttttttacccACGAGTGTAGACGACGGTGGCGGCCATGGCCGTAACGACGATGGCTATTCGAACATTGGAAGGCGCCCCCACCGAGCCTAAACTCCGCCACCGCTGCTACTAGCTTCTACGAATGCGTTCCATTTCCAAAAACACGAGCCAACGCCGCCGGATAAGGGGTAAGAGCCTCAATGAGGAGAGAAACAGTGATGAAATTACGGTTGAGCCCTTCTTCTCCCTCTGATGCCTCTTCGGTACGGGAATCACCATTACCAAACTGAACTGCTTTTATAAAGCTTGTGGTCTCTTTCTATGAAAGGCAgaaaatcaataattttttaataatttatgacATATCTGTAGTGATCTCTCTCCTCTGCTCCCAGATAGTCAATTGAGCAACCGCCAACCGGGAATCCGGGATGGTTGGTGAGGTTGGACTTGGACTTGGACTTGGCATTAGGTTTGGGCTTGGTTCACTAAGCCCATAACTAATTTTAACGAGATAATAAAATTTTGGGTCATTGAAAGAGTTTATCAGGTTTAATTTAGTCATAACTCAAAGtgaaaaattgtttcaatatgcacGTTTGGGCATAAACGGGCATATTTTCGACTTGTTAGGACAATTAAATTATTGATGTGACATAAAAAATCAACATAAACAATTTGCTCGAACAGTGACAAATCTGTTAGTGTGTACATAGtagaacaattttcaattttgagttaCCATGTTAGAATGTGTGAACATTTGGTGACTAAGTTGGAAATTGCTCGAATATTGGCAGATTTACTACCAGTGTGTACATATTAGAAAAAACTTTAACTTTGAGTTACCGAGTAATGTGTACATATTAGAACTCTGGGTTATCGAGTTGGAACGTGTAAACATTGGATGACTGAGTTGGAAATTGCTCGAACAATGACAAATCTGTTAGTGTGTCCATATTAGAACAATTTTGACTAAGTTGGAAATTGCTTGAACAGTGACAAATCTGCCACTGCGTACATAttagaacaattttcaacttttgagTTATCGAGTTGGAATGTGTGAATATTCGGTGACTAAGTTGGAAATTGACGATTCTTTAATGACCAAAATTTGTATTACCCCTACTTCCAACCAATGGTAGTTGGgcctttcttcatttttttgaaatggggaGGAAGATCTGAACCTTGATCACTAGGGTGATGTACACCATGTTTATCACTCCAACCAATGGCTCAGGTGCggcctttcttcttcttcttgatgtTATAATATTTGTAACTTGTATTAAAACTTGCGTAATAGTTATTCCTTCTTTAGCATAATTTCTAGATCTAAAAAATGTCCGGAATAGGAATATGACATACATATAGATCGATTTCACTTACATACATAGACTTAATCGACTGCCGTCTTCTCAGCTCTCacgaacaatatatatatatatatatatatatatatattccactTGGTTGCAAAgcttaaacaaaatttatttttcataataatTCATTCGgatacaaaaacataaaaacaaaaatattcttTTGCCTAATCCGTACACACTGGTTGTGATACTATACGACACGTTTGAACAACGTGATTTAatatgagaatatatatatatatatatatatatatatagctttgaTATCATCTcctataaattataataatatgatGTGTATGTTGTAGCCTATTACAATTATATTGAATCATATAAATATCACTGTTATTAAAATGTACTGGATAGTTGTTGAACCGGAAAACCAATGAACCAGTCATGATTCTAGATCGACCAGTTTGTTTACGAAACCTGTCAATAAGCAACCCGACAAATCAACAGTTTTTCAATAGGTTACGTTTTGATTGACGTAGGGAATGAGAATGGCAATGATAATAAGAACGATCATTACAATGATACGTatgtatttttattcatttgatctcaaataGATTTTATTTAGTCTTTTTCTCACTTTTAAACACTGTTTTGTGTTTACTAAGAAGAAATATGTTCgtattatttatgtttttgtttcatttttatatgtatattatatatatatatatgttacaaatATAagtataagtataatttatatatacttGTAAATTTATTGTTGAGCCAATGATTCAGACAAGTTGGGTTTATCATGGGAGAAGTGAAGATAGATTCTGCACATTACCACGCAAATAGGTAAAGCTGTAGACTGCCAAAGATCATGGGGAGGCAAGGCCACTCAATCTAAATGAAGTCACGTGTGTAGCGCCCGTGTCGGCTGAATTTTGTAGGCACCAGGCTCGTGGCCCAGATTCACATGTAGCTCTTTA is a genomic window of Tripterygium wilfordii isolate XIE 37 chromosome 16, ASM1340144v1, whole genome shotgun sequence containing:
- the LOC119981211 gene encoding GTPase-activating protein gyp7-like isoform X2, translating into MLAEQKPLMRVLRRMHTFSLTRSSNSSSPTSSSSSWNHLRSFLLVVALSHSSSSSCSSVSSNRVTLKSPWSRRRRKHALKPNQWKSLFTPDGKLCDGGVQFLKKARKGGIDPSIRAEVWPFLLGVYDLNSSKEERESIQTKRRREYDNLRKWCRYILKRESRSFWLKQTIGNKSNFDFRDFGQILDSTNFEDVASVRRSIFIEEACLVVNESGCRVCGQPLPSSESRRERDSEKTVITCDCEDASASDTESSDSDSDDESEYVQPFLATELTGENDFDTHVQDCSSSSNSERNSVSHTDEDFETWQRIIRLDALRANDEWITYSPSQNAVSEIKARRLANSVGLKDYDNLEPRRIYHAARLVAILEAYALYDPEIGYCQGMSDLLSPIISIVEEDHEAFWCFVAFMKKARHNFRLDEVGIRRQLNIVSKIIKCKDIHLYRHLEKLQAEDCSFAYRMVVVLFRRELSFEQTLCLWEVMWADQAAIRAGIAKSAWERMRLRAPPTDDLLLYAIAACVLQRRKLIIEKYNGIDEIMRECNNMAGHLDVWKLLDDAHDLVVTLHDKIG
- the LOC119981211 gene encoding GTPase-activating protein gyp7-like isoform X1, whose amino-acid sequence is MLAEQKPLMRVLRRMHTFSLTRSSNSSSPTSSSSSWNHLRSFLLVVALSHSSSSSCSSVSSNRVTLKSPWSRRRRKHALKPNQWKSLFTPDGKLCDGGVQFLKKARKGGIDPSIRAEVWPFLLGVYDLNSSKEERESIQTKRSRREYDNLRKWCRYILKRESRSFWLKQTIGNKSNFDFRDFGQILDSTNFEDVASVRRSIFIEEACLVVNESGCRVCGQPLPSSESRRERDSEKTVITCDCEDASASDTESSDSDSDDESEYVQPFLATELTGENDFDTHVQDCSSSSNSERNSVSHTDEDFETWQRIIRLDALRANDEWITYSPSQNAVSEIKARRLANSVGLKDYDNLEPRRIYHAARLVAILEAYALYDPEIGYCQGMSDLLSPIISIVEEDHEAFWCFVAFMKKARHNFRLDEVGIRRQLNIVSKIIKCKDIHLYRHLEKLQAEDCSFAYRMVVVLFRRELSFEQTLCLWEVMWADQAAIRAGIAKSAWERMRLRAPPTDDLLLYAIAACVLQRRKLIIEKYNGIDEIMRECNNMAGHLDVWKLLDDAHDLVVTLHDKIG